A DNA window from Brassica napus cultivar Da-Ae chromosome C1, Da-Ae, whole genome shotgun sequence contains the following coding sequences:
- the LOC106421604 gene encoding transcription factor HEC2, with the protein MENSDMLMNMMMQQMEKLPDHFSNPNPNPNSHNIMMLSESNTHPFFFNPNHTHLPLLDQTITHQPGLNFRYAPSTSSSLPDKRGGGGGDNANMAAMREMIFRIAVMQPIHIDPESVKPPKRKNVRISKDPQSVAARHRRERISERIRILQRLVPGGTKMDTASMLDEAIHYVKFLKKQVQSLEEHAVVNGGGVASAPTGVGGGYGGKGCGTMRSDHHQMLGNTQILR; encoded by the coding sequence ATGGAGAACTCCGACATGCTAATGAACATGATGATGCAGCAAATGGAGAAGCTTCCTGATCACTTCTCTAAcccaaaccctaaccctaattcCCATAACATCATGATGCTCTCCGAATCTAACACTCACCCTTTCTTCTTCAACCCCAACCATACTCATCTGCCACTACTTGACCAAACTATCACTCACCAACCCGGTTTAAATTTCCGGTATGCACCTTCCACTTCATCATCTCTCCCGGACAAAAGAGGTGGAGGAGGCGGCGACAACGCTAACATGGCGGCAATGCGAGAGATGATCTTTCGCATAGCCGTGATGCAACCGATACATATTGATCCGGAATCTGTGAAGCCACCAAAGAGGAAGAACGTGAGGATCTCTAAAGATCCACAGAGCGTGGCGGCTCGACATCGGCGGGAGAGGATAAGCGAACGCATTCGGATTCTTCAACGGCTTGTTCCCGGCGGGACCAAGATGGATACTGCTTCGATGCTCGATGAGGCTATCCATTACGTTAAGTTTCTCAAGAAACAGGTGCAGTCGCTAGAGGAGCATGCGGTTGTTAACGGCGGAGGAGTGGCGTCAGCACCGACTGGTGTTGGTGGAGGATACGGTGGAAAAGGGTGTGGGACTATGCGGTCTGATCATCACCAGATGCTTGGAAATACACAGATTCTTAGGTGA